From Mustela erminea isolate mMusErm1 chromosome 1, mMusErm1.Pri, whole genome shotgun sequence, a single genomic window includes:
- the TMEM38A gene encoding trimeric intracellular cation channel type A isoform X2: protein MASWLCAMLHCFGSYILADLLLGEPLIDYFSNNSSILLATAVWYLIFFCPLDLFYKCVCFLPVKLIFVAMKEVVRVRKIAVGIHHAHHHYHHGWFVMIATGWVKGSGVALMSNVEQLLRGVWKPETNEILHMSFPTKASLYGAVLFTLQQTRWLPVSKASLIFIFTMFMVSCKVFLTATHSHSSPFDVLEGYICPVLFGTTWGGNHHHDNHGGSHGGSHGGGGPGSPHSALPARSKEELSEGSRKKKTKKAD from the exons ATGGCATCCTGGCTGTGTGCCATGCTGCATTGCTTCGGGAGTTACATCCTGGCTgatctgctcctcggggagccccTAATCGACTACTTCAGCAACAATTCCAGCATCCTGCTGGCCACAGCTGTCTG GTACTTGATTTTCTTCTGCCCTCTGGACCTCTTTTATAAATGTGTCTGCTTCCTGCCTGTGAAACTTATATTCGTGGCCATGAAGGAGGTAGTGAGAGTCCGCAAGATTGCCGTGGGGATCCATCACgcccaccaccactaccaccatgGGTGGTTCGTCATGATTGCCACCGGCTGGGTCAAAG GCTCTGGCGTCGCCCTCATGTCTAATGTTGAACAGCTGCTCCGAGGGGTCTGGAAGCCAGAGACCAATGAGATCCTGCACATGTCCTT ccccacgAAAGCCAGCCTCTACGGAGCCGTACTCTTCACCCTCCAGCAGACCCGCTGGCTCCCGGTGTCCAAAGCCAGCCTCATCTTCATCTTCACCATGTTCATGGTATCCTGTAAG GTGTTCCTGACGGCCACTCACTCCCACAGCTCCCCTTTTGATGTTCTGGAGGGCTACATCTGCCCTGTGCTGTTTGGGACTACCTGGGGGGGCAACCATCACCACGACAACCATGGTGGGTCCCACGGTGGGTCCCATGGCGGAGGCGGGCCCGGCTCACCACACTCAGCCCTACCTGCTAGGTCCAAGGAGGAGCTGAGTGAGGGCTCCAGGAAGAAGAAGACCAAGAAGGCAGATTAG
- the TMEM38A gene encoding trimeric intracellular cation channel type A isoform X1, which yields MELLSALSLGELALSFSRVPLFPVFDLSYFIVSILYLKYEPGAVELSRRHPMASWLCAMLHCFGSYILADLLLGEPLIDYFSNNSSILLATAVWYLIFFCPLDLFYKCVCFLPVKLIFVAMKEVVRVRKIAVGIHHAHHHYHHGWFVMIATGWVKGSGVALMSNVEQLLRGVWKPETNEILHMSFPTKASLYGAVLFTLQQTRWLPVSKASLIFIFTMFMVSCKVFLTATHSHSSPFDVLEGYICPVLFGTTWGGNHHHDNHGGSHGGSHGGGGPGSPHSALPARSKEELSEGSRKKKTKKAD from the exons ATGGAGCTGCTCTCGGCGCTGAGCCTCGGTGAGCTGGCGCTCAGCTTCTCGCGGGTGCCGCTCTTTCCAGTCTTCGACCTCAGCTACTTCATCGTCTCCATTCTCTACCTCAAGTATGAGCCAG GAGCAGTCGAGCTGTCCCGGCGCCATCCCATGGCATCCTGGCTGTGTGCCATGCTGCATTGCTTCGGGAGTTACATCCTGGCTgatctgctcctcggggagccccTAATCGACTACTTCAGCAACAATTCCAGCATCCTGCTGGCCACAGCTGTCTG GTACTTGATTTTCTTCTGCCCTCTGGACCTCTTTTATAAATGTGTCTGCTTCCTGCCTGTGAAACTTATATTCGTGGCCATGAAGGAGGTAGTGAGAGTCCGCAAGATTGCCGTGGGGATCCATCACgcccaccaccactaccaccatgGGTGGTTCGTCATGATTGCCACCGGCTGGGTCAAAG GCTCTGGCGTCGCCCTCATGTCTAATGTTGAACAGCTGCTCCGAGGGGTCTGGAAGCCAGAGACCAATGAGATCCTGCACATGTCCTT ccccacgAAAGCCAGCCTCTACGGAGCCGTACTCTTCACCCTCCAGCAGACCCGCTGGCTCCCGGTGTCCAAAGCCAGCCTCATCTTCATCTTCACCATGTTCATGGTATCCTGTAAG GTGTTCCTGACGGCCACTCACTCCCACAGCTCCCCTTTTGATGTTCTGGAGGGCTACATCTGCCCTGTGCTGTTTGGGACTACCTGGGGGGGCAACCATCACCACGACAACCATGGTGGGTCCCACGGTGGGTCCCATGGCGGAGGCGGGCCCGGCTCACCACACTCAGCCCTACCTGCTAGGTCCAAGGAGGAGCTGAGTGAGGGCTCCAGGAAGAAGAAGACCAAGAAGGCAGATTAG